The Streptomyces avermitilis MA-4680 = NBRC 14893 genome contains a region encoding:
- a CDS encoding BMP family lipoprotein, whose amino-acid sequence MRRVSRIAVAGVATATLAVSVAACGNSSSESSSSSSSGGTAKGVALAYDVGGKGDQSFNDAATTGMEKAGKEFKTATTAVEPQDGESDADKVQRLEQLAKSGYNPVIGVGFAYAPAVKEAAAKYPKTTFGIIDDEQVKADNVADLVFHEEEASYLAGVTAAKTTKSNVVGFIGGVDVPLIHKFEAGFAQGVKDTKKGVTVKSQYLTETAAEGGFSSPDKGEAAAEGQIGAKADVVYAAAGLSGQGVIKAAAAHKVSAIGVDSDQYKQDALAKYKNSILTSAMKDVAGAVYNLAKSVHDGKPETGVVRASLSTGGVGLADSNPTFKNNAALQAALKKAEAGIKDGSIKVKTN is encoded by the coding sequence ATGCGCCGGGTGTCCCGAATCGCGGTTGCGGGCGTTGCGACCGCTACCCTCGCCGTCTCTGTTGCCGCCTGCGGCAACTCGTCCAGCGAGTCCTCGTCCAGCAGCAGCAGCGGCGGCACGGCCAAGGGCGTTGCCCTCGCCTACGACGTCGGCGGCAAGGGCGACCAGTCCTTCAATGACGCTGCCACCACCGGTATGGAGAAGGCCGGCAAGGAGTTCAAGACCGCCACCACGGCCGTCGAGCCGCAGGACGGCGAGTCCGACGCCGACAAGGTGCAGCGTCTGGAGCAGCTCGCCAAGTCCGGCTACAACCCGGTGATCGGTGTCGGCTTCGCCTACGCCCCCGCCGTCAAGGAAGCCGCCGCGAAGTACCCGAAGACCACCTTCGGCATCATCGACGACGAGCAGGTCAAGGCGGACAACGTCGCGGACCTCGTCTTCCACGAGGAGGAGGCCTCCTACCTCGCCGGCGTCACCGCCGCCAAGACCACCAAGTCGAACGTCGTCGGCTTCATCGGCGGCGTGGACGTCCCGCTGATCCACAAGTTCGAGGCGGGCTTCGCGCAGGGCGTCAAGGACACCAAGAAGGGTGTCACGGTCAAGTCGCAGTACCTGACCGAGACCGCCGCCGAGGGCGGGTTCTCCAGCCCGGACAAGGGCGAGGCCGCGGCCGAGGGCCAGATCGGCGCCAAGGCCGACGTCGTCTACGCCGCCGCGGGCCTGTCCGGCCAGGGCGTCATCAAGGCCGCCGCCGCGCACAAGGTGTCGGCGATCGGTGTCGACTCCGACCAGTACAAGCAGGACGCGCTGGCGAAGTACAAGAACTCCATCCTCACCTCGGCGATGAAGGACGTGGCCGGCGCGGTGTACAACCTCGCCAAGTCGGTGCACGACGGCAAGCCGGAGACCGGTGTGGTCCGCGCCAGCCTCAGCACCGGCGGTGTCGGCCTGGCCGACTCCAACCCGACCTTCAAGAACAACGCCGCCCTGCAGGCCGCGCTCAAGAAGGCCGAGGCGGGCATCAAGGACGGTTCGATCAAGGTCAAGACCAACTGA